The sequence TAAGCCGATTTTTCTCTCTCCCACGCGGCCACCGCGTCAACCGGCCCGTAATATCCGGCAGTACCCATAAACAGATTTTCCCCGTACTCCTGCTTCCATTTGCCTGCATGCGGACGGTGTTCCATACGGCGGCCGGAGGACGCAAGATGATCAGCCCATTCCTGGGCGTATGATGCGAGTCTATCCGACCATGAAACCGGCGCCGTGTTCGCCTCCGCGCGCGCTTTGTTGTGCGCTGTGAGCAGTTGACGGACCTCTTGCACGGTCAATCGAGAGCCCACCGCTTGGGCCTTTGCCTCCGACGGGCCCCGAGGATCTTGCGCACCTTCACGCACCATGACGATCCGGTCCGTGGTCGCCCATGATTCAGCGAACCCGAGGATGCGACCGTGCAGGCTTACGTGGAACGATACGGGACCTAAGGCGAAGACGGCGAGGGCGAAAAAAAAGATGATCCTTTTCACCGCTGGTTCGCGCTCATGCGGTTTGCTCGCGACCCTCAAGCCTTCGCATAGAAAAAACCGGCGGTCCTCTTTAAAGGGAGGTGGCATGAACATTACCTAGCATAATCTCCTTCATCTACATTTTTTTACCTCACAAACCATGCCTATGCCAATGACAAATCTCACAGGAGCTCGTTTGCCAGTCGCACTATCCAAAACAATTTGCTATACTGTGACAGATGTCACCGATTCAAAAAGAACAAAACATTTATAATCCAAAGTGTTATGGAGAGAGTTACGCGTAACCTGACCATCTTGAGATGTGCGAGAATAGGGGCTTGTATCGTTATAGCCCTGTGTACGTGGCTCGTCTCAGCCACCTCGTATGCCTCGTGGTCCCAATCCTTTAGCGAAAATCAG comes from Syntrophorhabdaceae bacterium and encodes:
- a CDS encoding CAP domain-containing protein; translated protein: MFMPPPFKEDRRFFLCEGLRVASKPHEREPAVKRIIFFFALAVFALGPVSFHVSLHGRILGFAESWATTDRIVMVREGAQDPRGPSEAKAQAVGSRLTVQEVRQLLTAHNKARAEANTAPVSWSDRLASYAQEWADHLASSGRRMEHRPHAGKWKQEYGENLFMGTAGYYGPVDAVAAWEREKSAYHGEPIDMSSLQAYGHYTQLVWKNTTRIGCAKVLCDGSVIVVCNYDPPGNVLGQLPY